The Saccharopolyspora gloriosae genome window below encodes:
- a CDS encoding EF-hand domain-containing protein, with translation MTAAIANDRLRKRFAKWDLDGSGRLERSDFEKEAVQIAQAFGTQVDSAEAQSVQDALTGMFEYLAVEAGTTAGGSLSEDDFLRVTQKLIFEDGEEQFNRVLGPLVRSIVGLCDKNNDGKIDATEFASWLNAVGVDHSQAAEAFVNVDTDANGELTVDELLAAVRNFHFGRLDVELLG, from the coding sequence ATGACCGCGGCTATCGCTAACGACCGCCTGCGCAAGCGCTTCGCCAAGTGGGACTTGGACGGCAGTGGCCGTCTGGAGCGCTCGGACTTCGAGAAGGAAGCCGTGCAGATCGCCCAGGCCTTCGGCACGCAGGTCGACAGCGCCGAGGCCCAGTCGGTCCAGGACGCGCTCACCGGCATGTTCGAGTACCTGGCCGTCGAGGCCGGGACCACGGCCGGCGGTTCGCTCTCGGAGGACGACTTCCTGCGCGTCACCCAGAAGCTGATCTTCGAGGACGGCGAGGAGCAGTTCAACCGCGTGCTCGGCCCGCTGGTGCGCAGCATCGTCGGCCTGTGCGACAAGAACAACGACGGCAAGATCGACGCGACGGAGTTCGCCTCCTGGCTCAACGCCGTCGGCGTCGACCACTCGCAGGCCGCGGAGGCGTTCGTCAACGTGGACACCGACGCCAACGGTGAGCTCACCGTGGACGAGCTGCTCGCCGCCGTGCGCAACTTCCACTTCGGTCGGCTGGACGTCGAACTGCTGGGCTGA
- a CDS encoding DUF6917 domain-containing protein → MNPHEDGRKRGLRATVVKVLRHRRDDRGMSLEPHLSRCIRAGEVHELVTTDHGDTATGSRIDRVGFLGFAEFGSAGVLDRGDELRIGDRLVGTVLGFDACHYPNHYNILVRTSIPCTGEEIGLEPETALAFDQASVRV, encoded by the coding sequence ATGAACCCGCACGAAGACGGGCGCAAGCGGGGCCTGCGGGCCACCGTCGTGAAGGTGCTCCGGCACCGCCGGGATGACCGGGGCATGTCCCTCGAACCGCACCTGAGCCGCTGCATCAGGGCGGGCGAGGTGCACGAGCTGGTCACCACCGACCACGGCGACACCGCCACCGGGTCCCGCATCGACCGGGTCGGGTTCCTCGGCTTCGCCGAGTTCGGCAGCGCCGGGGTGCTCGACCGCGGCGACGAGCTCCGGATCGGAGACCGGCTGGTGGGCACCGTGCTCGGCTTCGACGCCTGCCACTACCCGAACCACTACAACATCCTCGTGCGGACCTCGATCCCGTGCACCGGCGAGGAGATCGGCCTGGAACCGGAAACGGCCCTCGCCTTCGACCAGGCGTCCGTCCGCGTCTGA
- a CDS encoding Gfo/Idh/MocA family protein, with protein sequence MTNPETARRVAVIGLGTISKYYLAAIDELPGWELVAVCDVRRSALAVHRGHVPGFLDHRDLLATVALDAVIVVVPNDVHARICRDALLAGVPVCVEKPLGIDLDEARALTELATERTPLFTAFHRRYNDNVLRLVDELRERGPVESLVVRYLERIEEHIGGDTWYLDPDRCGGGCVADNGPNAFDLVRLFLGDVEPTGVSVVRDEHGIDRQAVLGLRSATGVPAVVELDWSHPGETKDVEVRCADGTVHRADVLHGHRGFKASLWHEYVGILEDFATVLDAGGAGAARRPDGGLAALELVDAVYRTEFLDTAPEWEGLS encoded by the coding sequence ATGACGAACCCGGAGACCGCGCGCCGCGTCGCCGTGATCGGCCTCGGCACGATCTCGAAGTACTACCTGGCCGCGATCGACGAGCTCCCCGGTTGGGAACTCGTCGCCGTGTGCGACGTGCGCCGCTCGGCGCTGGCCGTGCACCGCGGGCACGTACCCGGTTTCCTCGACCACCGCGACCTGCTCGCCACCGTCGCGCTGGACGCCGTGATCGTCGTGGTGCCCAACGACGTGCACGCCCGGATCTGCCGCGACGCGCTGCTGGCGGGAGTGCCGGTGTGCGTGGAGAAACCCCTCGGCATCGACCTGGACGAGGCCCGCGCGCTCACCGAACTCGCCACCGAGCGAACCCCGCTGTTCACCGCGTTCCACCGCCGCTACAACGACAACGTGCTGCGGTTGGTCGACGAACTGCGCGAGCGCGGTCCGGTCGAATCGCTGGTGGTGCGCTACCTGGAGCGCATCGAGGAGCACATCGGCGGCGACACCTGGTACCTCGACCCGGACCGCTGCGGCGGTGGCTGCGTCGCCGACAACGGACCGAACGCCTTCGACCTGGTGCGGTTGTTCCTCGGCGACGTCGAACCGACCGGGGTGTCCGTGGTCAGGGACGAGCACGGGATCGACCGGCAGGCCGTGCTCGGACTGCGGTCCGCCACCGGCGTGCCCGCCGTCGTCGAACTCGACTGGTCCCACCCGGGCGAGACCAAGGACGTCGAGGTCCGCTGCGCCGACGGCACCGTGCACCGCGCGGACGTGCTGCACGGGCACCGCGGGTTCAAGGCCTCGCTGTGGCACGAGTACGTCGGAATCTTGGAGGACTTCGCGACGGTGCTCGACGCGGGCGGCGCGGGCGCGGCCCGGCGGCCCGACGGCGGGCTCGCCGCGCTGGAACTGGTCGACGCGGTCTACCGCACCGAATTCCTCGACACCGCACCGGAATGGGAGGGCCTGTCATGA
- a CDS encoding Ldh family oxidoreductase, translating to MTLLPEIAHSGDRTTVSHADLHAFTARVFAEHGIPDRRAHLAADALCYGDLCGFDSHGLFNLARLYLPLLKSGRIDPAAQLRALTDLGACAVVDARRALGLWAAAEAADSAAERAAEHGIGMVSVRGGTHFGCAGFHAARVADRGMIGIVASNCGGQRIARPPLGALTMLGTNPLSVAAPALDDHPFVLDMSTTVVPTGKVRVAASSGERVPAGWLTDDTGAAVTDPAEFDRGTAHLRWLGGDPDTGSHKGFGLGLVVELLSALLPGAGLGPAPEALHGDGGPHGRDDDIGYFVLAIAPDLLRPEGEFAADARSLFGTLLDCPPAASGDAVRYPGWHEAELAARRRRDGVPLRPRLHRELVELGLPDTGGGAR from the coding sequence ATGACACTGCTGCCGGAGATCGCACACTCCGGGGATCGAACGACGGTGTCCCACGCGGACCTGCACGCGTTCACCGCGCGCGTGTTCGCCGAGCACGGGATACCTGATCGCCGAGCGCACCTCGCGGCCGACGCGCTGTGCTACGGCGATCTGTGCGGATTCGACTCGCACGGCCTGTTCAACCTCGCCCGGTTGTACCTGCCGTTGCTGAAGTCCGGGCGGATCGATCCCGCCGCCCAGCTCCGCGCGCTGACCGACCTGGGCGCGTGCGCCGTCGTGGACGCCCGCCGCGCGCTCGGGTTGTGGGCCGCGGCCGAAGCCGCGGACTCCGCCGCGGAACGCGCCGCCGAGCACGGCATCGGAATGGTGTCGGTACGGGGCGGCACGCACTTCGGCTGCGCCGGGTTCCACGCCGCCCGCGTCGCCGACCGCGGCATGATCGGGATCGTCGCGAGCAACTGCGGCGGCCAGCGCATCGCCCGCCCGCCGCTGGGCGCGCTGACGATGCTGGGCACCAACCCGCTCAGCGTCGCCGCTCCCGCCCTCGACGACCACCCGTTCGTCCTCGACATGAGCACCACCGTCGTACCCACCGGGAAGGTGCGCGTCGCGGCGAGCAGCGGTGAGCGCGTGCCGGCGGGCTGGCTGACCGACGACACCGGCGCCGCGGTCACCGACCCGGCGGAGTTCGACCGGGGCACCGCGCACCTGCGCTGGCTCGGCGGCGACCCGGACACCGGCTCCCACAAGGGGTTCGGGCTCGGCCTCGTCGTAGAACTGCTGTCCGCGCTGCTGCCGGGAGCCGGGCTCGGCCCTGCCCCGGAGGCGCTGCACGGCGACGGCGGACCGCACGGCCGCGACGACGACATCGGCTACTTCGTGCTGGCGATAGCCCCGGACCTGCTGCGCCCGGAAGGGGAGTTCGCCGCCGACGCGCGCAGCCTGTTCGGCACGCTGCTGGACTGCCCGCCCGCCGCCTCCGGCGACGCGGTCCGCTACCCCGGCTGGCACGAGGCGGAACTGGCCGCCCGCCGTCGCCGGGACGGGGTGCCGCTGCGGCCGCGCCTGCACCGGGAACTGGTCGAGCTCGGCCTGCCCGACACCGGCGGAGGTGCGCGATGA
- a CDS encoding M20/M25/M40 family metallo-hydrolase, whose amino-acid sequence MSADPFGAADRELLRDLLLLPTVNPLESVEPPARMWQAQRAYARAAAAIGFRTAHHAAPDPAVLDRDDVPRTVRAAAGSADFLAEQPSLVLRLGPELPPERTVMFNAHLDTVAGIEPVTCSAERITGRGSIDAKGPAVALLAGIRTAAAANPALGRDVGVLVQIVSGEEGGAMGTYGTRPLVEAGFFGRLNVFCEPTGLRYLPRATASMTARVRVDGRGAIDDEPSAGHNATVLLGFLAQHLARHLDPRERPGRCCVAGVRTGEQHNRVYGSGNLLLNLSYATAAEGAEAERALRAAVRSGVREFTEIFGRTREFARTAADAAEIVHVDWLKRGLPCLDDSPAWARELFAAAGLARWPDELPAFTCDAIWMHGVPDTATAVLGPGSLETNHAHAEGEYADVAELRAFARAVASLLTEFTERHHRGAGEETT is encoded by the coding sequence ATGTCCGCCGACCCGTTCGGCGCGGCGGATCGGGAGCTGCTGCGGGACCTGTTGCTGCTGCCGACGGTGAACCCGCTGGAATCGGTGGAGCCGCCCGCTCGGATGTGGCAGGCGCAGCGCGCCTACGCCCGAGCGGCGGCGGCGATCGGGTTCCGCACCGCGCACCACGCCGCGCCCGACCCGGCGGTCCTGGACCGCGACGACGTGCCCCGCACCGTCCGGGCCGCGGCGGGTAGCGCGGACTTCCTGGCCGAGCAGCCGAGCCTGGTGCTGCGGCTCGGCCCGGAGCTGCCGCCGGAGCGCACGGTCATGTTCAACGCCCACCTGGACACGGTGGCCGGGATCGAACCCGTCACGTGCTCCGCGGAACGGATCACCGGGCGCGGGTCGATCGACGCGAAGGGACCCGCGGTGGCGCTGCTGGCGGGCATCCGCACGGCAGCCGCCGCGAATCCGGCGCTCGGGCGCGACGTCGGGGTGCTGGTGCAGATCGTCTCCGGCGAGGAGGGCGGCGCGATGGGCACCTACGGCACCCGGCCGCTGGTCGAAGCCGGATTCTTCGGGCGCCTCAACGTGTTCTGCGAACCCACCGGACTGCGGTACTTGCCGCGGGCGACCGCCTCGATGACCGCGCGGGTCCGGGTCGACGGCCGCGGTGCCATCGACGACGAACCCTCGGCCGGGCACAACGCGACGGTGCTGCTGGGCTTCCTCGCGCAGCACCTGGCGCGCCACCTCGACCCGCGGGAGCGGCCGGGCCGGTGTTGCGTCGCCGGGGTGCGCACGGGCGAGCAGCACAACCGGGTCTACGGCAGCGGGAACCTGCTGCTGAACCTGTCCTACGCCACCGCGGCGGAAGGAGCCGAGGCCGAGCGGGCGCTGCGGGCGGCGGTGCGCTCCGGGGTGCGCGAGTTCACCGAGATCTTCGGTCGCACCAGGGAATTCGCCCGCACCGCCGCCGACGCCGCCGAGATCGTGCACGTCGACTGGCTCAAGCGCGGCCTGCCCTGCCTGGACGACTCGCCCGCCTGGGCGCGGGAGCTGTTCGCCGCCGCCGGCCTCGCCCGCTGGCCGGACGAGCTGCCCGCGTTCACCTGCGACGCCATCTGGATGCACGGCGTCCCGGACACCGCCACGGCCGTGCTGGGGCCGGGTTCGCTGGAGACCAACCACGCCCACGCCGAAGGCGAATACGCCGACGTCGCCGAACTGCGGGCCTTCGCCCGCGCGGTGGCGTCGTTGCTCACCGAGTTCACCGAGCGGCACCACCGGGGTGCCGGGGAGGAGACCACCTGA
- a CDS encoding sugar phosphate isomerase/epimerase family protein produces MQGDLRPALAGIGDEAAVDLTGQLAAMRRLGWPGIELRAVDGVALADLSVHDLRRTVRQVSAAGLDVVCLASRIGNWARPITAPFDADLRELDVLAGQCGAFGTRYVRIMSYPNDGLAEAEWGARARERVARLAERATEHGITLLHENCAGWAAADPDRALRLLAEASSLRLLFDTGNGVDHGYDALELLRPLAGHVAHVHVKDATGGPGAATYVRPGDGEARVADCLRLLLNSGYAGSFSLEPHLVARPHDGEQADASAADRFVDAGRALERMLGELLAPYAAGASARGRS; encoded by the coding sequence ATGCAGGGTGACCTGCGGCCCGCGCTCGCCGGAATCGGCGACGAGGCCGCCGTGGACCTCACCGGGCAGCTCGCCGCGATGCGCAGGCTCGGCTGGCCCGGTATCGAACTGCGAGCGGTGGACGGCGTCGCGCTCGCCGACCTGTCCGTGCACGACCTGCGGCGCACGGTGCGCCAGGTGAGCGCCGCCGGCCTCGACGTGGTGTGCCTGGCTTCCCGGATCGGCAACTGGGCGCGTCCGATCACCGCCCCGTTCGACGCGGACCTGCGCGAACTCGACGTGCTCGCCGGGCAGTGCGGTGCGTTCGGCACCCGCTACGTGCGGATCATGTCCTACCCGAACGACGGGCTCGCCGAAGCCGAATGGGGCGCCCGCGCGCGGGAACGCGTCGCCCGGCTCGCGGAACGCGCCACCGAGCACGGCATCACGCTGCTGCACGAGAACTGCGCGGGCTGGGCCGCCGCCGACCCCGACCGCGCGCTGCGGCTGCTGGCGGAGGCCTCGTCGCTGCGGCTGCTGTTCGACACCGGCAACGGCGTCGACCACGGCTACGACGCGCTCGAACTGCTGCGCCCGCTCGCCGGGCACGTCGCGCACGTGCACGTGAAGGACGCGACCGGTGGCCCCGGCGCGGCCACTTACGTGCGGCCGGGGGACGGCGAGGCGCGGGTCGCCGACTGCCTGCGGTTGCTGCTGAACTCCGGGTACGCGGGCAGCTTCTCGCTGGAGCCGCACCTGGTGGCCCGCCCGCACGACGGCGAGCAGGCCGATGCTTCCGCCGCCGACCGGTTCGTCGACGCCGGACGGGCGCTGGAGCGGATGCTGGGGGAGCTGCTCGCGCCGTACGCGGCGGGGGCATCGGCACGCGGCCGGTCCTGA
- a CDS encoding Gfo/Idh/MocA family oxidoreductase — MLHSLVVGLGRAGAGLHLRVLAQARELDRDLFRPGPIIACDPEPRARRALTGVTVAESVRAAAGLVPPARTVVHLCTPPLDRPALLAELAELGFRQVIVEKPLAADLAGLAEINRIRTEHGMRLAVVAHWLDAELTRRIAELVDGRALGELRSLSFHQHKPRFTHSISTQGHPTAFDVEIPHALGVALRLAGPADLLDAACTDMRFEDRVLPGMGGARLTLDHHRGVRTDIVSDLTAPVRERRVALEFERGTAIGHYPLSDQDHHAQLSVHGPDEQWSVFPDDALTEFTLRAYRRFHSTGPVADPAADDRFALQCDVIRLLWAAKQHCRNLTGPVRQRRRTPDHAG, encoded by the coding sequence ATGTTGCATTCACTCGTGGTCGGGCTCGGGCGCGCCGGGGCGGGACTGCACCTGCGCGTCCTGGCCCAAGCGCGGGAACTCGACCGCGACCTGTTCCGCCCCGGCCCGATCATCGCCTGCGACCCGGAGCCCCGCGCCCGGCGCGCCCTGACCGGGGTGACCGTGGCGGAGTCGGTGCGCGCCGCCGCCGGACTCGTGCCGCCGGCGCGCACCGTGGTCCACCTGTGCACCCCGCCGCTGGACCGGCCCGCGCTGCTCGCGGAACTCGCCGAACTCGGCTTCCGCCAGGTCATCGTGGAGAAACCGCTCGCAGCGGACCTCGCCGGACTGGCCGAGATCAACCGGATCCGCACCGAGCACGGCATGCGGCTCGCGGTGGTCGCGCACTGGCTGGACGCCGAGCTCACCCGCAGGATCGCCGAGCTCGTCGACGGGCGGGCGCTGGGGGAACTGCGCTCCCTCTCGTTCCACCAGCACAAACCGCGCTTCACGCACTCCATCTCGACCCAGGGGCACCCGACCGCGTTCGACGTGGAGATCCCGCACGCGCTCGGCGTGGCCCTGCGGCTCGCGGGCCCCGCCGACCTGCTCGACGCGGCGTGCACCGACATGCGCTTCGAGGACCGCGTGCTGCCCGGCATGGGCGGCGCGCGGCTCACCCTGGACCACCACCGGGGCGTGCGCACCGACATCGTCTCCGACCTGACCGCCCCGGTGCGGGAACGCCGCGTCGCGCTCGAATTCGAGCGCGGAACGGCGATCGGGCACTACCCGCTCAGCGACCAGGACCACCACGCGCAGCTGAGCGTGCACGGACCGGACGAGCAGTGGTCGGTGTTCCCCGACGACGCGCTCACCGAGTTCACGCTGCGCGCCTACCGCCGGTTCCACTCCACCGGACCGGTCGCCGACCCCGCCGCCGACGATCGCTTCGCGCTGCAGTGCGACGTGATCCGCCTGCTGTGGGCGGCGAAACAGCACTGCCGGAACCTCACCGGCCCCGTTCGACAGCGGAGGAGGACTCCAGATCATGCAGGGTGA
- a CDS encoding DegT/DnrJ/EryC1/StrS family aminotransferase has protein sequence MSRGANDTGARELSSLPDTSAPVPFFSQARTFDRLWPDISARVEAVFDNGKFSHGKQVGELERAIADYTGARYAIGVNSGTDALVLLLRALGLRPGDEVVVPAYSFIATASSVVLAGGKPVFADIDPVTYALDPAEVDRVAGPRTRFVLPTHLFSQMADMSAVSRVAARRGLTVLEDSAEAIGMRQVGVHAGLHGAGGVLSFFPTKTLGAIGDAGAVITDDPRVAEVVSGLRHHGRFGHTLDHFPGISTETARPGTNSKMDDIQAAVLLAKLPGLDQDIARRAQLAAAYRERLTGIPGIVRLPEVVDRGPGSASAFYVYLIEVERRDELVEWLSRAGIGTETYYPIPLHRQPCFRGLHSGGAALPRAEAAAERAVALPLYPDLTLGQLDRVCSAVRAFFSRRSA, from the coding sequence GTGTCCCGCGGTGCGAACGACACAGGGGCGCGAGAATTATCGAGCCTGCCGGACACTTCCGCGCCCGTTCCATTCTTCTCGCAAGCCCGCACTTTCGACCGGCTCTGGCCGGACATCAGCGCCCGCGTCGAAGCGGTCTTCGACAACGGCAAGTTCTCCCACGGCAAGCAGGTCGGCGAGCTCGAACGCGCCATCGCCGACTACACCGGAGCCCGGTACGCGATCGGCGTCAACAGCGGCACCGACGCACTGGTCCTGCTGCTGCGCGCGCTCGGCCTCCGGCCCGGCGACGAGGTCGTCGTCCCCGCCTACTCCTTCATCGCCACCGCGAGTTCGGTGGTCCTCGCGGGCGGAAAACCGGTGTTCGCCGACATCGACCCGGTGACCTACGCGCTGGACCCGGCCGAGGTCGACCGCGTCGCGGGCCCGCGGACCAGGTTCGTGCTGCCGACGCACCTGTTCAGCCAGATGGCCGACATGAGCGCCGTGTCCCGGGTGGCCGCCCGGCGGGGGCTGACGGTGCTGGAGGACAGCGCCGAGGCGATCGGGATGCGCCAGGTCGGAGTGCACGCCGGCCTGCACGGAGCGGGCGGCGTGCTCTCGTTCTTCCCCACCAAGACGCTCGGCGCGATCGGCGACGCCGGCGCCGTGATCACCGATGACCCGCGGGTGGCCGAAGTCGTGTCCGGGCTGCGCCACCACGGGCGCTTCGGCCACACCCTGGACCACTTCCCCGGCATCTCCACCGAGACCGCGCGGCCGGGCACCAACAGCAAGATGGACGACATCCAGGCCGCGGTCCTGCTCGCGAAGCTGCCCGGCCTGGACCAGGACATCGCGCGGCGCGCGCAGCTCGCGGCGGCCTACCGGGAACGCCTCACCGGCATCCCCGGGATCGTGCGGCTGCCGGAAGTCGTGGATCGCGGCCCTGGTTCGGCGAGCGCGTTCTACGTCTACCTGATCGAAGTCGAACGCCGCGACGAACTCGTCGAATGGCTCTCCCGCGCGGGAATCGGCACCGAAACCTACTACCCCATTCCTTTGCACCGGCAACCGTGCTTCCGCGGGCTGCATTCCGGGGGCGCCGCACTGCCCCGCGCGGAGGCGGCCGCGGAACGCGCGGTGGCCCTTCCGCTGTACCCGGATCTCACCCTCGGACAACTCGATCGGGTGTGCTCCGCGGTGCGCGCGTTCTTTTCCCGGAGGTCCGCGTGA
- a CDS encoding DegT/DnrJ/EryC1/StrS family aminotransferase: MTRSEIPFFPPDLFEHDRKVMLDVIQDIGRDPRQKFILGEHTRDFEEMLRDDLGAGDVVACGSGTAALGLVLRAMDIGPGDEVVVPAFGCAPLAASVVEVGATPVFADIDPRTLVLDPASARRHITHRTKALMPAHMFSIMADMPRFTELAASHDLRLIEDSAVAQGAVLNGTPAGLWGEAGVYSFVQVKSFGMPGEGGAVVTRDPALGRRLRMLRNHGQQERFVHQAVGTNSRFDEIQAAFQRYRYAGFPGRLERRAEIAEHYTERFAPLAEHGLVAPPPGRNGRCHYVYNVLAEERDVLREYLAEHGIGSHVYYPLALPYQAAFLPYAPADERWPNAEHASARVLALPIYPHLTDAEVARIADAVREFVRHRPRAAAPGVPAS; encoded by the coding sequence GTGACGCGTTCCGAGATTCCGTTCTTCCCACCGGATCTGTTCGAACACGATCGCAAGGTCATGTTGGACGTGATCCAGGATATCGGTCGAGATCCCCGACAGAAGTTCATCCTGGGCGAGCACACCCGGGATTTCGAGGAAATGCTGCGCGACGATCTCGGCGCGGGCGACGTGGTCGCCTGCGGCAGCGGCACCGCCGCGCTCGGGCTGGTGCTGCGCGCCATGGACATCGGCCCCGGCGACGAGGTCGTGGTGCCCGCGTTCGGCTGCGCGCCGCTGGCGGCCTCGGTCGTGGAGGTCGGCGCGACGCCGGTGTTCGCCGACATCGATCCGCGCACCCTCGTGCTGGATCCGGCATCGGCGCGGCGGCACATCACCCACCGCACCAAGGCGCTCATGCCCGCGCACATGTTCTCGATCATGGCCGACATGCCCCGGTTCACCGAGCTGGCCGCGAGCCACGACCTGCGGCTGATCGAGGATTCCGCGGTGGCGCAAGGAGCCGTGCTCAACGGCACCCCCGCCGGGCTGTGGGGCGAAGCGGGCGTGTACTCGTTCGTCCAGGTCAAATCGTTCGGCATGCCGGGTGAAGGCGGTGCCGTGGTGACCCGCGACCCGGCGCTGGGCCGGCGGCTGCGCATGCTGCGCAACCACGGTCAGCAGGAGCGGTTCGTGCACCAGGCCGTCGGGACCAACAGCAGGTTCGACGAGATCCAGGCCGCGTTCCAGCGCTACCGGTACGCGGGCTTCCCCGGCCGGCTCGAACGGCGGGCCGAGATCGCCGAGCACTACACCGAGCGGTTCGCCCCGCTCGCCGAGCACGGCCTCGTCGCGCCCCCGCCGGGACGCAACGGCCGGTGCCACTACGTCTACAACGTGCTCGCTGAGGAGCGCGACGTGCTGCGGGAATACCTCGCCGAGCACGGCATCGGCTCGCACGTGTACTACCCGCTCGCGCTGCCGTACCAGGCGGCGTTCCTGCCCTACGCCCCGGCGGACGAGCGATGGCCGAACGCCGAGCACGCCAGCGCCCGCGTCCTGGCCCTGCCGATCTACCCGCACCTCACCGACGCCGAGGTCGCCCGGATCGCCGATGCCGTCCGCGAGTTCGTCCGCCACCGCCCGCGCGCCGCGGCGCCGGGCGTCCCCGCAAGCTGA
- a CDS encoding UbiA family prenyltransferase translates to MTSELHAGPRHLDAGRPESKARSYARLGKLDVYDYYLSILVVAAAVLPPAAVGAGSLPMLLLFLLGEVCTLVALVSFDDVTGFRDGSDIANYGPNDPLRKKLRKPLVAGTLTDREALRFGWAAAAAGALLWGGAVALAPHRPMWTIVVIAVTYVIALQYSYGLKLSYHGFQEAFLVALGTVLVLAPYGLATGEFSGFLLVQAILFGLGPLMFGVYSNTNDVEGDRGVGRPTVAALTTARGNALFIGALSLGEFLLVLGASLTGVAPWWFVVVLLPASALRARQYHLGFRAHDIMRARRLGFRVHRTYVLLLVVANLLITLGLVGGLAR, encoded by the coding sequence ATGACCAGCGAACTGCACGCCGGACCGAGGCATCTCGACGCAGGCAGGCCGGAGAGCAAGGCGCGCAGCTACGCGCGGCTGGGCAAGCTCGACGTCTACGACTACTACCTGAGCATCCTGGTGGTCGCCGCCGCCGTGCTGCCGCCGGCCGCGGTGGGGGCCGGTTCGCTGCCGATGCTGCTGCTGTTCCTGCTCGGCGAGGTGTGCACGCTCGTCGCGCTGGTCTCGTTCGACGACGTGACCGGATTCCGCGACGGCAGCGACATCGCCAACTACGGGCCGAACGATCCGCTGCGCAAGAAGCTGCGCAAGCCGCTGGTCGCGGGCACGCTCACCGACCGGGAGGCGCTGCGGTTCGGCTGGGCCGCGGCGGCCGCCGGGGCGCTGCTGTGGGGAGGGGCCGTCGCGCTCGCCCCGCACCGTCCGATGTGGACGATCGTGGTGATCGCGGTGACCTATGTGATCGCCTTGCAGTACTCCTACGGGCTCAAGCTGAGCTACCACGGCTTCCAGGAGGCGTTCCTGGTCGCGCTGGGCACCGTCCTGGTGCTCGCCCCGTACGGGCTGGCCACCGGTGAGTTCTCCGGCTTCCTGCTGGTGCAGGCGATCCTGTTCGGCCTCGGGCCGCTCATGTTCGGGGTCTACTCCAACACCAACGACGTCGAGGGCGACCGGGGCGTCGGCCGCCCGACGGTGGCCGCGCTGACCACCGCGCGCGGCAACGCCCTGTTCATCGGCGCGTTGTCGCTCGGCGAGTTCCTGCTGGTGCTCGGCGCCTCGCTCACCGGGGTGGCGCCGTGGTGGTTCGTGGTGGTGCTGCTGCCGGCGAGCGCGCTGCGCGCCCGGCAGTACCACCTCGGGTTCCGGGCGCACGACATCATGCGCGCCCGCAGGCTCGGCTTCCGGGTGCACCGGACGTACGTGCTGCTGCTGGTCGTGGCGAACCTGCTGATCACCCTCGGACTCGTCGGGGGGCTCGCCCGATGA